Proteins from one Candidatus Woesearchaeota archaeon genomic window:
- a CDS encoding 30S ribosomal protein S12 produces MAKKSRGLGAGKKLIKRRKESKWKDKWFIKKHLGFAAKADPLEGASQASAIVLQKVQVEAKQPNSAMRKCVRVQLIKNSKQITAFLPGDGATKLVDEHDEVVVERIGGVMGRAKGDLPGVRWQVIKVNDQALGALLSGKIEKARK; encoded by the coding sequence ATGGCGAAAAAATCTAGAGGACTCGGCGCTGGTAAAAAACTTATCAAACGACGAAAAGAAAGTAAGTGGAAAGATAAATGGTTTATTAAGAAACATTTAGGCTTTGCAGCAAAGGCAGATCCATTAGAAGGCGCATCACAAGCATCGGCAATTGTCCTTCAAAAAGTACAAGTAGAAGCAAAACAGCCAAACTCAGCAATGAGAAAATGTGTACGAGTGCAACTTATTAAAAATAGCAAACAAATCACTGCGTTTTTACCAGGAGATGGTGCAACAAAACTTGTTGACGAACACGATGAAGTTGTTGTAGAACGAATTGGTGGTGTTATGGGTCGAGCAAAAGGAGACCTGCCAGGTGTTCGATGGCAAGTAATTAAAGTAAACGATCAAGCACTCGGAGCATTACTTTCAGGAAAGATTGAAAAAGCTCGTAAATAA